A single region of the Desulfofalx alkaliphila DSM 12257 genome encodes:
- a CDS encoding single-stranded DNA-binding protein has product MSDVNELLEEAIKETENLNAGEVFLVKDLFKGYVWNRIPRKDRLLLGTLFLNYVNKMEGNIKAIEKTSSNQQRYQKV; this is encoded by the coding sequence ATGAGCGATGTTAATGAGCTACTAGAAGAAGCTATTAAGGAAACTGAAAACTTGAATGCAGGTGAAGTCTTTCTTGTTAAAGACCTGTTCAAGGGTTATGTATGGAATAGAATACCCAGAAAGGATCGACTTCTGCTTGGGACTTTATTTTTAAACTACGTAAATAAAATGGAAGGTAATATAAAGGCTATTGAAAAGACTTCATCTAACCAGCAGCGGTATCAGAAGGTTTGA